The window TAAGTGAAGAAAACAGTTTGATCACTCGCCAAAATATTAATGCCTTAAGAATTGCTACTAGTAAAACGAAGAGTACAATGACATAAAAATGGTTGGAATGAATAGTATACAGACCGGATAAACCTACACTGAAAAGAGGTTCTTTTTCATTAGGGTAGAGAAACTCGGTTAAAACTGTGAAGAATGAGGTGCCGGCTTCCATGCAGAGAAAAACGAAAATCATCCAAGATGCTACATTCATTAGTTTCAAAAATTGTTCGGTTTTCATGATTCTAATAATTTGTTTCCCGAAAAGTAATATATAATTATTGATAAACAATAAATAATATGTCATAATTAATAAAAATATTTAAATAAACAGGTTTAGTTAATTGCCAATTGGGTAGATGTGTAATAAAATTACTTAAAATGGCATCAACTTTGTGATTATTTTGATTAACAGACTATAAGAATTATAAAATTAGTTTAATAGTGTTTTATTGTTGATTATATTCTGTTTATGGCTTTGTGACCTTTTTGATTCATATTTTACCATTCATTTATTTCTCCTGAGATGGCACCTAGAATTCAAGTACAAATAGTTTTATTTCTTATAAGTATTCTTTTTTTTCCTTGTGTACTTCAAGGGCAACAAATATCCCTGCAGAAGGACACCTTGGTAGTGGCTGTGGCAGGAAGCGCACCCTTTGTTTTCGAAGATGGTCAAGGTGGTGGAGGAATTGCCGTCGAAATTTGGGATGAATTGGCCAACAAGCAAGGCTGGAATTATATATTTAAAACATATAATTCTGTAGAGTCAGCCCTTCAATCTTTGAATGAGGGGGTTTCTGATCTGGTAGTAGGGCCTATAAGTATTACCTCAAATAGGGTGGAGAATTACAGGTTTTCTCAGCCCTTTTACAATTCAAGTTTAGCAATAGTTTCCCGGTCAGCTAAAATGAGTTTTTGGGACAAAATCAAACCGTTTTTCAGTATAAAATTATTAATAGCTGTTTTTGTTTTTTTATTCATTCTTGCCATAGTGGGCACCCTATTGTGGTTGGCAGAAAGAAAGCATTCCAAGGATCAATTTCCTGAAGACCCGGTTGATGGCATCGGCAATGGGATGTGGTTGGCTATCGTGACCATGAGTACTACAGGATATGGTGACAAAGCTCCAATTACTTTGGCCGGAAGAATTATTGCAGGAAGTTGGATGATTATTTCCATCATTTTTGCCACCTCCATGGTGGCAGGTATTGCCAGCACCCTTACCCTGGCCTCCTTAGGAACTTCTCCAATTTCAAATATTGAGCAACTGGCCAATAAAAATGTAGCAACTATAGCCAATTCCCCATCTGAGGTGTTTATTGAAGAGCACAATGCCAATGCATTGGGAGTTACCTCCCTAGAGGAAGCAGTTTCAAAGTTGAAAAATGAGGAAGTGGCGGCTGTTTTGTATGACCGTCCTCAACTCTTGTTTCATCTCAAGAAAGTGGAAGATGAGGAATTATTCATGGCCAAAGCAGAGTATTACAAGCAGGGGTATGGGTTTGCCTTTCCTTTAGAGAGTTCTTTGGTTTATGAAGTGAATAGAGCGCTTTTGGAGCTGGCAGAGGATCAGGAAACGGATGAAATTATAGACAAATACCTCAAAAAAGAGGAATAGGAAAGCGCTAAGATGTGAAATACCCGCAATTAATAGGTATCTCACGATATGGCAGTTTTATTTAAACGCTTTCGTTTTGCTGACCATATCCCAGAGGGTTATCCCAATGCTCACAGAAATGTTTAAGGAATGTTTGGTTCCAAATTGAGGGATTTCCAACACCTGATCTGCAGCTAAAACTACATCTTCTTCCACGCCAAAAACCTCATTGCCAAAAATAAAGGCATAAGGTTTTCCGGATTTTGGGGCGAATTTATTGAGAGGGGTGCTGTGAGAAGCCTGCTCCAAAGCACAGATTTCATAACCTTCTTTTTTTAATCTTTTGATTACTTCCAAAGTGCTCTCATGGTGTTCCCATTCTACCGATTCGGTGGCGCCTAAAGCTGTTTTTTGAATTTCCCTATGTGGAGGTTTACCTGTAATGCCACAAAGGAAAATTTTTTTCACCAGAAAAGCATCGGAAGTCCTGAATGCAGCCCCTACATTGTTTAGGCTACGAACATTGTCCAAAATCAAGACGATTGGATTTTTCTCGACCTCTTTGAAATCTTCTACAGAGAGCCGGTTGAGTTCATCCATGCTTAGTTTTTTCATGGTAGAAAATTTAAAATTTTTAACACGCTGATTCAATGATTGATAGGCAAAATAAAGCCTTCCAAGCGTCAAATTTACTTATTTAATGGCATTAAAAACAATGTCAAAGGAAAGGTAGGTTTAGATTTAGGTTTTGTTTCCCTTACATTCTTAATTAAATTCATGTCCTGAAACAGAAAAAAGACGATGGGCAAGACGAAAGCCAAGGAAACCCCTTTAATGAAACAATACAATGCCATCAAGGCAAAGCACCCCGGAGCTATTTTGCTTTTTAGGGTAGGGGATTTTTATGAAACCTTTGGAGAAGACGCAGTTAAGGCAAGCAAGATCCTTGACATCGTCTTGACTAAAAGGGCCAATGGCTCTGCTTCTCATATAGAGTTGGCAGGGTTTCCACATCATTCGCTGGATACTTACCTTCCTAAGTTGATCAGGGCAGGGAATAGAGTAGCCATTTGTGACCAACTGGAGGATCCCAAGGAGGTAAAAGGGATTGTAAAGCGAGGGGTTACAGAGCTGGTGACTCCGGGTCTTGCTTACAATGACAATGTACTTGATAAACGAAGAAACAATTTTTTAGCCAGTATTCAATTTGGAAAAGACCGGCTGGGGATTGCGTTTTTAGATCTCTCCACCGGGGAATTTATGTGTGCCGAAGGACATCAATCTTATATAGAAAAGCTTCTACAGAGCTTCAATCCTTCGGAGGTTATCTATTCCAAAGCTGCTAAGGGAGCTGCTGGAACTTTGTTAAAAAATGATTTTCATACTTTTCATTGCGAGGATTGGGTTTTTCAGCCTGCCTATACCTATGAAAAACTTACCAATCACTTTGAGACCAATAACCTTAAAGGGTTTGGGGTGGAAAACATGGAGCTGGGCATTACTGCGGCAGGTGCCATTCTGTATTATTTGGAAGAGACGGAACACAAGCAAGTCAAACATATTGTTTCCATCTCTCGGATTGCAGAAGAAAAATACGTGTGGTTGGATAAATTTACCATAAGAAATTTAGAGTTGGTATATCCTCAACAAGAGGGAGGGGTGCCGCTTATCCAGATTTTGGATCGTACTCAGACTCCTATGGGGAGCCGAATGATGAAAAAGTGGTTGGTATTACCGCTTAAGGAGAAGGCATTGATTGTGGAAAGGCAAAAATCAGTAAACTTTTTCTATGAAAATTCAGAGTTGAGGGAAGAGCTTTTCTCTCACCTCAAGCATGTTGGTGACCTGGAGCGATTGATTTCCAAAGTGGCTGTTGGCAGGATCAATCCCAGGGAAATGAACCATCTCAAAAAAGCCCTCAATTATACGTTACCAATCAAGGAACTGCTGAAGACCCAGCAAAATGGCGCTTTAAAAAAACTGTCCGACCAACTTAATTCTTGTTCTTATTTGTTGGAGAAAATTGACAAAGAGCTTTTGGAGGATGCGCCCATGCTGACTCATCAAGGAGGGATCATAAAAAATGGTGTGGATTCGGATTTGGATGAATACAGGAAATTGGCCAATTCAGGAAAGGATTACCTCGTTCAGATTCAGCAAAGAGAAGTGCAACGTACTGGGATTACCTCCTTGAAAGTAGCTTTCAATAAAGTGTTTGGCTATTATTTGGAGGTGAGCAATACGCATAAAGACAAGGTGCCACCGGAATGGATACGAAAACAAACCCTAGTGAATGCCGAAAGGTACATTACAGAGGAGTTAAAGGAGTATGAAGAAAAGATCCTGCATGCAGAGGAAAGGTTGATTGCTTTGGAGCAAAAGTATTTTCAACTTTTGGTGCAGGATGCAGGGGATTATGTAGAACAAATCCAGCAAAATGCAAGGGTACTCGCTACCTTGGATTGCCTGTTGAGTTTTGCGGAGGTGGCTTCAGAGAACAAATATTGTGCTCCAAAAATTGCCGACTCAGATGCCATTGAAATAAAGGATGGTCGGCATCCTGTGATTGAAAAACAACTAGCG of the Cyclobacterium marinum DSM 745 genome contains:
- a CDS encoding transporter substrate-binding domain-containing protein encodes the protein MAPRIQVQIVLFLISILFFPCVLQGQQISLQKDTLVVAVAGSAPFVFEDGQGGGGIAVEIWDELANKQGWNYIFKTYNSVESALQSLNEGVSDLVVGPISITSNRVENYRFSQPFYNSSLAIVSRSAKMSFWDKIKPFFSIKLLIAVFVFLFILAIVGTLLWLAERKHSKDQFPEDPVDGIGNGMWLAIVTMSTTGYGDKAPITLAGRIIAGSWMIISIIFATSMVAGIASTLTLASLGTSPISNIEQLANKNVATIANSPSEVFIEEHNANALGVTSLEEAVSKLKNEEVAAVLYDRPQLLFHLKKVEDEELFMAKAEYYKQGYGFAFPLESSLVYEVNRALLELAEDQETDEIIDKYLKKEE
- a CDS encoding DUF2975 domain-containing protein is translated as MKTEQFLKLMNVASWMIFVFLCMEAGTSFFTVLTEFLYPNEKEPLFSVGLSGLYTIHSNHFYVIVLFVLLVAILKALIFWRVIKLFSSLNLHHPFSPEISKLLESICFLTFCIGIIAAIGNFYTKWLNKFYSLGQVGLGNGTELLFMAGVLFVFYLLFKRGLEIQNDQELTI
- a CDS encoding RNA methyltransferase — encoded protein: MKKLSMDELNRLSVEDFKEVEKNPIVLILDNVRSLNNVGAAFRTSDAFLVKKIFLCGITGKPPHREIQKTALGATESVEWEHHESTLEVIKRLKKEGYEICALEQASHSTPLNKFAPKSGKPYAFIFGNEVFGVEEDVVLAADQVLEIPQFGTKHSLNISVSIGITLWDMVSKTKAFK
- the mutS gene encoding DNA mismatch repair protein MutS translates to MGKTKAKETPLMKQYNAIKAKHPGAILLFRVGDFYETFGEDAVKASKILDIVLTKRANGSASHIELAGFPHHSLDTYLPKLIRAGNRVAICDQLEDPKEVKGIVKRGVTELVTPGLAYNDNVLDKRRNNFLASIQFGKDRLGIAFLDLSTGEFMCAEGHQSYIEKLLQSFNPSEVIYSKAAKGAAGTLLKNDFHTFHCEDWVFQPAYTYEKLTNHFETNNLKGFGVENMELGITAAGAILYYLEETEHKQVKHIVSISRIAEEKYVWLDKFTIRNLELVYPQQEGGVPLIQILDRTQTPMGSRMMKKWLVLPLKEKALIVERQKSVNFFYENSELREELFSHLKHVGDLERLISKVAVGRINPREMNHLKKALNYTLPIKELLKTQQNGALKKLSDQLNSCSYLLEKIDKELLEDAPMLTHQGGIIKNGVDSDLDEYRKLANSGKDYLVQIQQREVQRTGITSLKVAFNKVFGYYLEVSNTHKDKVPPEWIRKQTLVNAERYITEELKEYEEKILHAEERLIALEQKYFQLLVQDAGDYVEQIQQNARVLATLDCLLSFAEVASENKYCAPKIADSDAIEIKDGRHPVIEKQLAIGEDYVPNDIYLDNSSQQVIIITGPNMAGKSALLRQTALIVLMAQMGSFVPASFARVGIVDKVFTRVGASDNLSKGESTFMVEMTETASILNNLSDRSLVLMDEIGRGTSTYDGISIAWSIVEYLHNHPKCKAKTLFATHYHELNQLANDFPKVKNFNVAVKELGNKVVFMRKLQKGGSEHSFGIHVAQMAGMPNPVVLRAAEIMKFLEKDKQLQQHKENIKDIPKNNYQLSMFELDPKFKKAQELLEALDINTISPVEALLKLNEVKKMLE